The window ACTAGCTATATTTTGTTTTGTGACGGAGTGAATATatcatttttatatatatatcccttTTCCTTTCGATTGCAATAATAGTAATAATGCTGTATATGAATGGTACTTTTTGGGTACTCCATTCGTTTATATTAAGAGGCTGTCCTCTTATAGTCTTATTATACATGCTCATTCTTGACTCTGGAaaaagaaactttttttttgcaagttaGACCGAAGGATTGACCGACCAAATTTTATTAAGAGAGAAAAGGGGTTATAATTGTTTACAAGATCGACATTAAGCTGTCAAGGCAAAGTGACAACCAAACCAGTCATCAGCCGAAAAGAAAAAGTGAAAACAGAACAGAGGCCAACTAATcacattgccaaaaaaaaaattcctgctTCCTTCTAATGATCATATGATGAATTCCACTTACAGTACTACAATTTGACTGCAGCTATTTTGACAATTAAGAAAGCAGAGTGTTGTAAAATTTGGGCATAATAAGATGATATATCTTCCTTAGCAGTTAGCACAGCAACAACATCCCAAAGGTgaaatgtttttgaccggagtgATGCAACTGCAACATATATTCCAAATAGATTCTCTCTGCAAAATTAAATTATTCAACTAGTTCCATCTCATTGCACGCCTGCCTGATGTGTTGTTCATTGTATCTCAAAAATCATATTTGCAgcagagcagaaaaaaaaaatcatttgcagCAGAGCAGAAAAAAAGCATCAGTAATccatgattattattattaattgctCACATCACATCCGGTGGCTCATGGACGCGAGCAAATGAGTaataatgcaatatatatagatGGACGAGATGATCATGGCATGTCGGCAGCGTGATCGTgatcgatggcggcgacggggaggtgagtggaggaggagggcggcggctggTCGTCGTCCTCGTGGCAGCAGAGGCAGAGCATGCCGCGGAGGAGGTTGCACTTGCCGCCAGGAAGCCGAGCTGCTTGCAGCAGGCGTTGCACTTGCCTCTAAAATCCGATTTTATCCCCTTGAATACGACGCGAATTTGgattcgttttcgagtttatctctccgccaaaccctaggttttcccGGCGTGATTCCTTGCGTTCCAagcccgatctctctctcccgtggctataaatagagtccccttcctctcctctttcgtttgcctcAAGTCCCAGCCATCGCTGTTGCCTGTAGCGCCCTACCCGCGGTCGCCTTCTGTCTCCGCCACCGGCAGCCGTTCCAGCCGACGCCCTTCTGCGCTGCCACTTCCCTCGGCTCCGAAAGGCTGATCTCCATCCCGGCCGCTGGTTACCTTGCGCCGAAACTCGCCGGAAGCCCTTCGTCACTTTGAATCCGATCTACTCCGCCTCCGGCCGAACACCACCGTTGTTTCCGTCAACGCCAAGCTTCGCCGTTGCCTTCCTCGGCATCACAGCGCCAAGACGAAGCCCGTCCACACCTCCGTTGCTCCCATCGTCACCTACGGTCGCCGGCCGTTTTCCGTCATCGATTCTCGTCACCGTCACCACCGGtgagttcgtctcgtcgtcctctccgCGTTGGTGCTCTCGGATAGCCCGGCTGAGCCTCCTAACACCGGCGACCTCGCGGACCAGTGCATGGTCGGCTGTGATGTCATCGATGATGTCATTATCTATTTAATAAATCGTGAATTCTTTGCTGTATAAGGCTAAAATCagtttaattaatcttgtaaaattcataactaattcatatgaagtcggaattaagtggttcaagtctctaaattcatctaaaatcatgatctacatgtttgtttactttatatgtactgtttatttggtttttattagtttttttttctcgttttgcgtgttagctcgTCGTTTTcatcgttgcgaaggttcgcgagtgcgtcggaagtgttcaagaagactaattgaagaccgattattgtaaggcaagtcacacaaatCCCAAAtgaccctttgagcatgttgaacccatttaaagctattgttttattttaaaatatgcattattttcgaatgtcattgggtggtgagTCTTTCTCATttaattatggccgaagatgactttattttcctatggtaataaattgattagcttaaaccttatatattggtttggttcagctagatgttggacataattgcttagccatgcttagaaacattagcacatgattgggataactaatgttacactatcacttatgattatatttaatggtacccatgatggtcaatcgtgattggttaattaattacttgccaactaaaatttgattaatggtgggttgtgagcacatggttttgatggtcgtgctcatgacaattaaggaccggttcgtgagctactgttgtgagacattaaccatGCCAACcataagccagcgtgggcaacggctttaccttttgtatagcatggttcatcacggggtgccagactgagaagcggcgagaagttcgtgggggtcgctggggagtccatgccttgttttataagggggtgattatgatccaggaacggtgcactgtggtgagttgtgttgtgcagaggatattgtcacagcctctattcgggtactttccagtatcgcgacgcatggtagacatgatgttgaggctttgtcttgtgggtacagtggtacacctctggccagagtaaaactattcgaatagccgtgcccgcggtcatgggcgggttgagcaatgtttcttgtgattagtctcacacctctcacaataattattggtgctataactggtaataatttgcttagctcctggtttggagttagatctgtacagccgggtatggttgtttagGATGGtcgggcctgagcagcatgggtgtgctgttcagtgttgattaaaattgatgaataattactctactgttttacttctaaatgtttgctaaatgctgcttttgcaaatgagcctatattatgccatcctttggtatccttgtgcacttgcatatttgctgtgtggcttgttgagtatgtcatatgctcaccttgcaataatcaatcaacctaagttgaagaaaaatgatccagaaggagaagacgtttggcttataccccagttgagctgcctgtgggagtggagccggagcttcgctagatcgTTATTCcgctgttgttttttttttcttttgtaagtatgtaacgttattattatgatggatttgtatattaaattatcagtttgtgtacctcggctgattcctggacgaggattttttgcacaaattagttcagaaattactagtgaatttctgggcgtgacagtgaTCCACATGTCAAGGCCAACGCGCTGCTGCAAGCTCATTTTTCAAGGCGCACTATCTTGGCAGCCGACCAGCGGGAGATACTCCTTTCTGCTCATAGATTGCTCCAGGCAATGGTTGATGTTATCTCCAGCAATGGATGGCTTACGCTTGCTCTTAATGCAATGGAGCTGAGTCAAATGGTGACACAAGGCATATGGGATCGTGATTCTGTTCTTTTACAGCTTCCACATTTCACCAAGGAGTTGGCGCGGAGATGCCAGGAGAATGAAGGGAGGCCCATTGAGAGCATCTTCGATCTGGCTGAGATGAGCATCGATGAGATGCGGGATCTGTTGCAGCTATCAAACCCTCAGCTACAGGATATCATTGAATTCTTCAAGCGTTTCCCCAATGTCGACATGGCTTACGAAGTTGGCGAGGGTGGATGATATCAGGGCTGGTGACAATGTAACTGTACAGGTGACCCTGGAGCGTGACATGACGAACTTGCCTTCCGAGGTGGGGCCAGTTCATGCCCCCAGGTACCCAAAGCCCAAGGAAGAAGGCTGGTGGCTGGTAATTGGTGATAGCTCTACCAATCAGGGTTGCACTTCAGAAGAGGGCTCGAGTGAAGCTTGAGTTCACCGCTGCTTCAGAAGCTGGGAGAAAGGAGTACATGATCTACCTGATGTCCGATTATTATCTGGGCCGTGATCAGGAGTACGAGTTCACCGTCGATGTCATGGATGCTGGAGGGGATTGATCCCAAGGCAGGAAAGAGGATGATAGCTTTGCCCAGCCCCCAGGTTGTGTATGAAACTGGGTGGTTGCTTGTACGCTCGTAGCAATTCCTAGAAGATATCAACTTTAAACACTAACTAATTAATATCCTATCCACACTTGTATTTGTTTGTTACTTGCTTCTATCTTGTTCATTTTCTCATTGTAACTGATGCGCACCTGTGCTGCTACTTGTGCTCAGCCTTGGGGATCTTTATTAGCCTATGGCTGCATGTGCTTCTTGTGATCATCCTTCATGTTGTGTTTTTGTCTTCCTGTTTCATCTAATCAAGTCATTCATGTCCTGATTCTATCTACATCATTTGATCATGCTTGGTCGTATTATTTGTTGTATCTCATATGTTCATATAGATTGCTCCAGCCAATGCTTGATATAATTATTGTTGCGCAACTGCTTGCAACGGGTTTGGCTTGTTCTGGAAACAAGAAGTGATGTACTAGGAGTAGGACGTGCTGTGCAGTGTACAGTACACCGTCAATCCCTACCCTGTTGCTCACATGGACCTTTTGGATTCTCGACTGCATGCATACATACAAAACTGTCACTCTTAACTAATTGTTGTTTGTGTAGGGTATGGATGTCAAACTCAACTATTGTTGTTTGCGTAGGGTATGGAGGATATAGTATATAACtggatttttaaaaataagatcGAACGTGGCAATTCCATTAACAACCAAACAAAGGTGAAGAGGTCATGGGCTAACTAACTGTGTGAATAGTCAACGTAGAGACTTATCGAAACCACCAAAGCTAAGCCAGAGAATAAAAAAGCTCAACGCGCACTCTTGTTTTGTTTGCTTTGCGTAcgtaagaaaggaaaaaaaaaaaccttgacAAAAACACATGATGGATAAGACTAGATggaataatattatattattgCCTCAAGTATAAATAAAAGTCATTACGGACTTTTTACTAGTACTGCTATTCCAAAATAATATCCACAAGGTAAAGTTAGAATATGAGGAGAGTTAGTACTTAGTCTTGGAGGAAATTAAGCTAAGCAAGGGTACCAGCAGCAACGCCAAGCCAACAATGGAGGAGACCtggctcttcctcctcttctccatctcgctcgtcgccgtcttgctcgccaccgctcgccgccgccgctctagcAGCATCAAGGCGCGCCTCCCTCCCgggccgtcgccgctgctcttCCTCGCCAAgttcctccgcctccgccgctccatCTTCGACCTCGGCCCGCTCCTCCGCGACCTGCACGCGCGCCACGGCCCCGTCATCTCCATCCGCCTCTTCGGCACCACCCTCGTCttcgtcgccgaccgccgcctcgcccaccGCGCACTCGTCCAGGGCGGCTCCACCTTCGCCGACCGCCCGCCGCTCCCGGAGCTCGGCCGCCTCTTCACCTCCGACACCCGCGACATCAACTCCTCCCCGTACGGCCCCTACTGGCGCCTCGTCCGCCGCAACCTCGCCTCCGAGGCGCTCAGCCCGGCCCGCGTCGCGCTCttcgcgccggcgaggcggcgcgcgcgcgacgtGCTCGTCCGCGGCCTCCgcgaccgcggcggcgacggctcccGGCCCGTCGAGCTGAGGCCGTTGCTCCGGCGCGCCATGTTCGAGCTGCTCCTGTACATGAGCCTCGGCGCCAGGCTTGCCCCGGAGGCGCTCGAGGAGGTCGAGCGGCTGGAGCTATGGATGCTCCGCGCCTTCACCAGCTTCCccgtcttctccttcttcccGGCGATCACCAAGAGGCTCTTCCGCAACCAGTGGGCCGCTCACGTGGCCGTTCGCCGGAGGGTGGGCGAGATATACGTCCCGCTGATCAACGCCAGGCgcgccggagacggagacggcgaCGACCCACCCTGCTACACGGACTCCCTCCTCCAGCTGCGCGTGGCCGAGGAAGGCGACCGGCCGCTGACGGACGACGAGATCATCGCGCTCTGCTCCGAGTTCCTCAACGCCGGCACCGACACGACGGTGACGTTGGTGGAGTGGATCATGGCCGAGCTTGTGAACCGCCCCGACATCCAGGCCAAGGTCCACGACGAGGTGAGACGCCGGCCGGAGCTAACCGAGGCAGACCTGCAGGCGATGCCGTACCTCAAGGCCGTGGTGCTGGAGGGCCTCCGGCTGCACCCGCCGGCGCAGTTCCTGCTGCCGCACGGCGTGCAGAGCGACGCGGAGGTCGGCGGCTACGTGGTGCCCAGGGGCGCGGAGCTGAACGTGTGGGTGGCGGAGTTGGGGCGGGACGAGGTGgtgtggacggcggcgagggagttCATGCCGGAGAGGTTcatggacggcggcgaggtggaggtggaCGTGACGGGGAGCAGGGAGATAACGATGATGCCGTTCGGCGTGGGGCGGCGGATGTGCCCCGGGTACACGGTGGGGACGCTGCACGCGGAGTACCTGGTGGGGAGCCTGGTGAGGGAGCTGGAGTGGCTGCCGGAgacggagggggaggcggcggacatggcggaGGAGCTGGATTTCACCACCGTCATGAAGCACCCGCTCCGTGCTCGCGTCCTCCCAAGGCCCTCCTCCCTCTACTAATCGTGCTTCCATGGATGAATCATGCATGAAGAATAACATGCCAATCGATAGTTTTGTGATGGTTGTAAAAGCatgtgtagttttatgatacgtACTTTATGTTTAAATATGTGTAATACTGTTGATTTTTGAAATAATATTTCATCATTgtcttatttaaatatttagggtaaatataaaaaaacataaatcatGTTTAAATTATAGGGTACACATAAGTTGTAATAATATGAATGACACATGcatgttttttgttttgtaaAATGAATGGTGAATCGTCATATGAGTCAACCGCAGCGAGACGTACGCGGTGATTTCGTGAATCTCAAGATATACCAGTTGAGTCTTTGATGGTGCTTATAAAGAAAGAGTGTGCATATGTGTATCCATCTTATGTTTGTACTATCATTCAAAAAAACAATAACCATGAAAAACTCAATTCATCACCCAAGGGGATATCCCCTTATTTTCGCATGTCACTTAAAAAGTCatcaaaaaatatgaaaaaaaatagtaagataaatcaatatgtaatatgtcACTTCACAGACATACAAAtacaaattcaacttatacaagtagaaacaaaaataacaaatttgtgaatttttgtttcgaattgtataagtcaaatttaaaatcgCAGGTTGCGAAAAGATATATCATACattgatatatcatatattgatatatcctgatatgttttttataattttttttgaacgacatGTAGAAAACGAGAAAATATTCCCTCGAGGGACAAAATTCCACTTCCTATGATATACTAACAATATACGTTTGAAAACGGAACGGTGAAATAATTCATTGTAGAGGAAAATATATAGATGAAATAATTGCCTGCGGAAAAATACTTTGGGCTTTGATGGGCCCGTGGTTTTTCCTCGTTCAGTCGGTTGTGTTTTATCGTATTTTCCCCTGAATTCTTGTTGtgtaaaggaaaaaaacaaacaaaaaaaaaccattgtAGAAGCAGATGCGGCGGTTTGTGAATTTGGTGGTGGacaacgccggcggcggcggcgcgacggcgtaCAAGCTGTACCGTGTCGCTGCATCGGCCCTCTTTTCATCTCCACCACGTCGGCAAGCAGCCAACGTACTCGATCCGGATGACGtggaggacgccgccggcggcctgccTCCTCCGGCCATCACCTTCCACCCCTCCTCATTGTCCGTCGGCCCTGGCAACGTCGATTTCTTGCGCCTCTCCGGCGACGACAGCCTTCTCGCCCTCGACGTCGACGGCCGCGGTCTGCTCTAcaacgccgcctccgccgccgtccgctACATGCCCGACCCGTGCAAGCCCAAGATGGAGCCAATCTCCTTCACCACCGCCGGCGATAGCTGCCTCTACGTCATCGAGAGGGTGCCCTTCTCCGGTAACCCCGGCTGCTTCGAGGCTCTCACCTACGGCCTactccccgacgacgacgactcacTGTCCTCCAGGATGGGCTGGTACTGGCGGTCTCTTCCGCCGCCTCCTTTCGCCAAGGTTGGCTACGACGGCGacatccaccgccaccgccatcgccgagaGTACGACATCACCGCCTCCGCGGTGGTGAACGAGACGGAGCTGTGGGTGACGGCGCACGGAGCCGGGACCTTCTCGTTCGACACGCAGGCTGGGGAGTGGAGGGCGCGCGGCGAATGGCGGATGCCGTTCATGGGGCGCGGCGAGTACGTGGAGGAGCACGGCGGATGGTTCGGGCTCTCCTCCACGCCGGTGAAGGGGCTGCACCTCTGCTCCTGCCGTCTCTGTTCCTACGATGTGCCGGTGGTCAGGCGCTGGTTGGATGGCCTAGaccggctgccggcggcggcgccgcccaagCGATCGTTTCTGATGGAGGCCTACGCCGTGCACCTCGGCTCCGGTAGGTTCTGCATCGCCAGGTTcatggaagaggaggaggaggagaaggacaaCATCTCACTTCATCCATTcttccgcgtcgccggcgaaaaAAGCAAGAACGACAGGTTCTTGCTTCTCACCGGCGTTGATGTGGTGGGCAgtgacggcgccgccgtcgtcgtgcacAAATCTATACGCTACAAATTCCAAAACGGCGATTTCGTTTGTGGTTACTCTCGACTCTTTTAATTTACTTACACCTCTCTCCGGTAAAACTACCCAGTAtatttcccttttccttttcatttcGAGCGAGATTACAATAATAATCTTCTTCGTTTGTAATAGAGTAATAATCGAAATGCTGTATATGCTCCATTCGGCCTTTCGTTTATATTACCAACAGACAAGGAATTCACAGCCTTATTAAGAGGCTGTCCTCTTATTATATATGCTCCTTCATTCTGGAAAATGAAAACTTTTTTCTTTGCTAGTTCGACCGAAGGATTGACCGACCAAATTTTATTAAGAGAGAAAAGGGGTTATAATTGTTTAACATTAAGCTGTCAAGGCAAAGTGGCAACCAAACCAGTCATCAcccgaaaagaaaaagggaaaacagAACAGGGGCCAACTAATCacatttcccaaaaaaaaaaatcttgcttCCTTCTAATGATATGATGATTTCCTCTTACTGTACTACAATTTGGCTGATGCTATTTTAATACTActtccatattttaatgtatgatgctgttgactttttttcaatgtttgatcattcgtcttattaaaaaaattgtgtaaatatcatttattttattgtgacttgattcgttatcaaatgttctttaaacatgacataagtattttcatatttacccaaaaattttaaataaaacgaataatcAAACGTTAGTCAAAAAgacaacggcgtcatacattaaaatacggagggagtaacaattaAGGCAAGGTGTTGTAAAATTTGGGCATAATAAGATGATATATCTTCCTTAGCAGTTAGCACAGCAACAACATCCCAAAGGTgaaatgtttttgaccggagtgATGCACCTGCAACAGATATTCCAAATAGATTCTCTCtacaaaattaaatttattcaACTAGTTCCCTCTCATTGCGCGCCTGCCTGATGTGTTGTTCATTGTATCTCGAAAATCATAGTTGCAgcagagcagaaaaaaaaaatcatttgcagCATCAGTAATCCGtggttattattattaattgctCACATCACATCCGGTGGCTCATGATCCagccaacatatatatgtactccAACTATAAATGGGAGTAGATGAGATTGGTACCTGCAGTGCaggtatgtgtgtgtgtatatagaCGCGAGCAAATGAGCAATATATATAGATGGATGAATGATGATCATGGCATGCCGGCGGCGTGATCGTGATCGTGATCGTGATCGATGGCGAGgtgagtggaggaggaggaggagggcggcggctggTCGTCGTCCTCGTGGCAGCAGAGGCAGAGCATGCCGCCCAGGAAGCCGAGCTGCTTGCAGCAGGCGTTGCACTTGCCTCTCTTGTAGCACACCCCCTAGCACTTGTAGATTGGGTAGTTgcacgtctccgcctccgccgcccactGCATCATCGCACCATCTGCATTTCCATTTCTAAATCCCatcttatttcttttctttcttttcatttttctagctagctatagctgttTGCATTTGCAATAATAATAGTATTTTCCATCTTCTTCTTTTATTGCTGCATGTATATGCATTCATGCTAACTTGATAACTTAAACTAATAGTCAAGCATTGAACAGGCTAACTGAAACTAATAGTTAAGcactgaggaggaggagggaggagctaGATAATTAGTAATTAAGATGACTCACGCGAGGCGATGAGGACGGTCACTAGGAACAGCGCCACCACCGGCTTCATCTTCACAGTCATCCTACTCGTACGCCTCAATGCTCACTCGCTATCTAGCTGCCTGGCCTCTTATATACTACTCGTTGCAAGCCTGCAGCTAGCTTTTGACATGGCAGCCCATAAAATTATGCTCCAGAGTTAATTAACATCGTCCTTCCCATTGTAATTACAATAATAGGCTTAAGTAATtgtttttcacttttttcttcttttcttcccaaacccccttcttttctttgttttgccttttgtgtaaattttattcctCTTAATACAAAAGTGCGCAATCCTTTTacgtattccaaaaaaaaaattaaatcgtCTTGCTGGGGGTAGCTAGCTGTCGTCTCCTCGTGCTTGCTTGCAAGTTACTAGTATTAGGAGTTTCTGATTATCTAGCATTAGCCTGCTTTAAGTAATGCGATCAATAGTATTGTGCGACTACTATCTTAATTGAGATCGAGACAAGCATCCAGTTCGTTCATCATTGATCTCTTGCAAATCGATCTGGTACATGTCTATGTCATTGCTCTTAATCTGCCTCAATGACTCAATATGGCTAGCTCTTAATCTCAGCTCGATTATGTCATCGAACAATTCAAGCACTTATCTTGCCATATATACCGAGACCTGATATGTGATAGatggacaaattttgaatgtcTTGTTCGATGCACAACATTTGGAGATGATGCGTGCGATTTCGAAGCTGGGACAGAATTTGTGaagaccaagaaaatgacaactCAATCACAACAAACCAACCACCGCCCAGGCAGATCGCATTCAGAGCATGAGTAAATAAATTTCAAGTCTCCCTGTTCTTTTCAGAAGAATACATGTCCGAATGTGGTATAATTAAGCCTGCTAATGGGTTAAAATCCAGGCCGCATCCACCCCAATCCACCTCCTCTGCAACCACTCCACCAAACCAGTCCGCTCCACTTTCTCATCTCTAACATCCAAATTAATCCAACCCGCAGGATGTTTGAAACCAACCCAACCCAAACCATTGTAGCTAAGTGGATTGAATCCATTTCAAACCCATGGACTGAGACCACatgaaaccgccgccgccgccggcggaggaaCATTGACGCAAACCCAACGAACGCATGCAACGGTAGTAGCTTGTCGTCGTGCTCGATCCGTGGCCGCGCGAGCCCGCCATGTCCAGAGACTGCGTGATGAGTGAGCAGCTGGCCTGTTCGACGCACACGACAATGGCtgcccgccgccgtgctcgtggccgcccgccgccgtgctcgcatCCATGGCCGACGCGCACAACAACGGCGGGACGGAGCTACTTCACGACACGGAGGTGCGCGGCGAGCTTCTTCTCCCGCCGGTAAGGAATAGTAGCCGATGAACCTGACCTCCATTGTCGCCAAGCTGAGCTCGAAGAGACAGCCATGGTAcagccggaagagcaccgcgcCGCTGCTCTTGGCGAAGCACTCGAGCCGGACCTCCTCGTCCACTGTCAATGGCGGCGGCATCTCCTCCGGCGCGGCTGACTCCACCACCCTCGCCAGGTCCACCGCGGCGCGGCACGTCCacctcgccgcgccgtcgtccttcgacaacgacgacgacagcggccGCCTCGCTGCGCTGTCGTCCTTCGACGACAACGATCGATATCTCGTGGCGCCTCGCCACGGCCAGGCCGAGCGTCCCGTCCGGCTACGACACGAGGAGCATCTCCACGCTCGGCTTGGCGACGCGTTCGAGG of the Oryza sativa Japonica Group chromosome 2, ASM3414082v1 genome contains:
- the LOC9271388 gene encoding uncharacterized protein, which encodes MRRFVNLVVDNAGGGGATAYKLYRVAASALFSSPPRRQAANVLDPDDVEDAAGGLPPPAITFHPSSLSVGPGNVDFLRLSGDDSLLALDVDGRGLLYNAASAAVRYMPDPCKPKMEPISFTTAGDSCLYVIERVPFSGNPGCFEALTYGLLPDDDDSLSSRMGWYWRSLPPPPFAKVGYDGDIHRHRHRREYDITASAVVNETELWVTAHGAGTFSFDTQAGEWRARGEWRMPFMGRGEYVEEHGGWFGLSSTPVKGLHLCSCRLCSYDVPVVRRWLDGLDRLPAAAPPKRSFLMEAYAVHLGSGRFCIARFMEEEEEEKDNISLHPFFRVAGEKSKNDRFLLLTGVDVVGSDGAAVVVHKSIRYKFQNGDFVCGYSRLF
- the LOC4328033 gene encoding cytochrome P450 89A2 — translated: MEETWLFLLFSISLVAVLLATARRRRSSSIKARLPPGPSPLLFLAKFLRLRRSIFDLGPLLRDLHARHGPVISIRLFGTTLVFVADRRLAHRALVQGGSTFADRPPLPELGRLFTSDTRDINSSPYGPYWRLVRRNLASEALSPARVALFAPARRRARDVLVRGLRDRGGDGSRPVELRPLLRRAMFELLLYMSLGARLAPEALEEVERLELWMLRAFTSFPVFSFFPAITKRLFRNQWAAHVAVRRRVGEIYVPLINARRAGDGDGDDPPCYTDSLLQLRVAEEGDRPLTDDEIIALCSEFLNAGTDTTVTLVEWIMAELVNRPDIQAKVHDEVRRRPELTEADLQAMPYLKAVVLEGLRLHPPAQFLLPHGVQSDAEVGGYVVPRGAELNVWVAELGRDEVVWTAAREFMPERFMDGGEVEVDVTGSREITMMPFGVGRRMCPGYTVGTLHAEYLVGSLVRELEWLPETEGEAADMAEELDFTTVMKHPLRARVLPRPSSLY